One Nitrospirota bacterium genomic region harbors:
- the gcvP gene encoding aminomethyl-transferring glycine dehydrogenase yields the protein MATPDFLSPTDTFIHRHLGSTDIDVRHMLATLGLQSLEELSDAIVPADIRLRNELNLPLHRGEQAVLQDIRSIAAKNQLYRSLIGMGYHDCLTPGVIQRNIFENPAWYTQYTPYQAEIAQGRLEALVNFQTVVADLTGLPLANASLLDEATAAAEAMAMCLAVSRSSGLERTAFFASQDCHPQTIAVMQTRAEPLGMTLQIGRTQTIDFSNPQLAGILLQYPATDGSVRDYSALVSQAHAAGVLVVMATDLLALTLLKAPGEFGADIAIGSSQRFGVPIGFGGPHAAFLSTAESFKRQMPGRIVGVSKDVTGKPAARLSLQTREQHIRREKATSNICTAQVLLAIMASMYAVYHGPEGLRRIAERVHGLAVLLSAGLRQLGFDVGAEEYFDTILVRLTKVQSEPILFRANEAGINLRRHEDHSIGIALDELSSEDEIRRLMEIFVGHDRLPFQVRDLCQNITTDFPAHLARTSRYLTHEVFNRYHTEHEMLRYIHRLAAKDLSLVHSMIPLGSCTMKLNATSEMLPVTWPEFSQLHPFAPADQTKGYQELFGQLEAWLAEITGFSSVSLQPNAGSQGEYAGLMVIRAYHRSQGETHRDVCLIPVSAHGTNPASAAMVGMTVVVVACDRQGNVDLADLEAKASQYRDRLSALMLTYPSTHGVFEAGVRRICQIVHTHGGQVYMDGANMNAQVGLCRPGDIGADVCHLNLHKTFCIPHGGGGPGMGPIGVARHLAPFLPGHPVTKLGGQESIGPVSAAPYGSPSIVTISWVYIALMGRDGLTKATQVAILNANYMAKRLEKYYPILYRGTSGFVAHEFILDLRQFKETAGVEAMDVAKRLMDYGFHAPTVSFPVAGTLMVEPTESESRAELDRFCEAMILIHAEIQEIVEGRQPRTNNLLKNAPHTAQIVTGNEWTRPYSREQAAFPASWVRDHKFWPSVSRIDEAYGDRHLICTCPPIEAYSS from the coding sequence ATGGCCACACCGGACTTTCTGAGCCCCACCGACACCTTCATCCATCGCCATCTCGGTTCCACCGACATTGATGTTCGCCACATGTTGGCAACACTCGGCCTGCAGTCGCTGGAGGAGCTGAGCGATGCCATTGTGCCGGCGGATATTCGCCTGCGGAATGAATTAAACCTGCCGCTGCACCGCGGCGAACAGGCCGTGTTGCAAGACATCCGCTCCATCGCGGCAAAAAACCAGCTTTACCGATCGTTGATCGGCATGGGTTATCACGACTGCCTCACACCCGGCGTCATCCAACGCAACATTTTCGAGAACCCGGCCTGGTATACCCAGTACACGCCCTACCAGGCGGAGATCGCCCAGGGCCGCTTAGAAGCCCTCGTGAATTTTCAAACCGTGGTGGCGGACCTCACCGGCTTGCCCTTAGCCAATGCATCGCTCCTGGATGAAGCGACGGCTGCGGCAGAGGCCATGGCGATGTGTCTCGCCGTCTCCCGTTCGTCCGGCCTCGAACGGACAGCGTTCTTCGCCTCGCAAGATTGTCACCCTCAAACCATCGCAGTGATGCAGACGCGGGCAGAGCCCCTCGGCATGACGCTGCAGATAGGGCGAACGCAGACCATCGACTTCTCCAATCCCCAGCTGGCCGGCATTCTGCTCCAATACCCGGCCACCGACGGCTCTGTTAGAGACTACAGTGCCCTCGTGTCGCAGGCCCACGCGGCCGGAGTGCTGGTGGTGATGGCCACCGATCTGCTGGCCTTAACCCTGTTGAAAGCACCGGGAGAATTCGGAGCCGATATCGCCATAGGCTCCAGCCAGCGATTCGGGGTCCCGATCGGATTTGGCGGCCCCCATGCCGCGTTTCTTTCAACGGCTGAGTCATTCAAGCGACAGATGCCTGGCCGCATCGTCGGGGTGTCCAAAGACGTCACAGGGAAACCGGCAGCCCGACTCTCGCTGCAGACCCGCGAACAACATATCCGGCGTGAAAAGGCGACGAGCAACATTTGTACGGCGCAGGTCCTCTTAGCCATCATGGCGAGTATGTATGCGGTCTACCATGGGCCCGAGGGCTTGCGGAGGATTGCCGAGCGCGTGCATGGCTTGGCCGTACTCTTGTCAGCGGGTCTGCGTCAGCTCGGATTCGATGTCGGAGCGGAAGAGTATTTCGATACGATTCTGGTTCGACTGACGAAAGTGCAGTCTGAGCCTATTTTGTTCAGAGCCAACGAAGCCGGCATCAATCTTCGCAGACATGAGGACCACTCGATCGGGATTGCCCTGGATGAACTGAGCTCGGAGGACGAAATCAGGCGCCTGATGGAAATCTTCGTCGGCCATGATCGCCTGCCGTTTCAGGTCAGAGACTTGTGCCAGAACATCACCACCGATTTCCCGGCGCATCTTGCCCGTACCAGCCGGTACCTGACCCATGAGGTCTTCAATCGCTATCATACTGAGCATGAGATGCTGCGATATATCCATCGCCTCGCCGCGAAAGATTTGTCGCTCGTTCATTCGATGATCCCGTTGGGCTCCTGCACCATGAAACTCAACGCGACGTCCGAAATGTTACCGGTGACCTGGCCGGAGTTTTCGCAGCTTCATCCCTTTGCCCCGGCTGACCAGACGAAGGGGTACCAGGAACTGTTCGGTCAATTAGAAGCCTGGTTGGCGGAGATCACAGGGTTTTCCTCCGTCTCCTTGCAGCCGAACGCGGGCTCACAGGGCGAGTATGCAGGACTGATGGTGATCCGGGCCTATCACCGGAGCCAGGGTGAAACGCATCGAGACGTCTGTTTGATTCCCGTATCCGCGCATGGCACGAATCCGGCCAGTGCGGCCATGGTTGGCATGACGGTGGTCGTCGTCGCCTGCGATCGTCAAGGCAATGTGGACTTAGCCGATCTTGAAGCGAAGGCGTCCCAGTATCGCGATCGACTCTCGGCCCTCATGTTGACCTATCCCTCGACCCATGGCGTCTTTGAAGCGGGCGTGCGCCGCATCTGCCAGATCGTGCATACCCATGGCGGGCAAGTGTATATGGATGGCGCCAACATGAATGCCCAGGTGGGACTCTGCCGCCCAGGCGACATCGGCGCGGATGTATGCCATCTCAATCTGCATAAGACGTTCTGTATCCCCCATGGAGGGGGCGGTCCCGGAATGGGGCCGATCGGTGTGGCTCGCCATCTGGCGCCATTTCTTCCCGGCCATCCGGTCACGAAGTTAGGCGGCCAGGAATCCATCGGACCGGTGTCGGCGGCGCCCTATGGCAGCCCCAGCATCGTCACGATTTCCTGGGTCTACATCGCCCTGATGGGACGTGACGGATTGACCAAGGCGACGCAGGTGGCCATCTTGAACGCGAACTACATGGCCAAGCGGCTGGAGAAATACTATCCGATCTTGTACAGGGGAACGTCCGGGTTCGTCGCGCACGAATTCATTCTCGACCTTCGTCAGTTCAAGGAGACTGCGGGAGTCGAAGCGATGGATGTGGCGAAGCGATTGATGGATTACGGGTTCCATGCTCCCACCGTCTCGTTCCCGGTTGCCGGAACACTCATGGTCGAACCAACTGAAAGCGAGTCCAGAGCCGAATTGGACCGATTCTGCGAGGCGATGATCTTGATTCATGCCGAGATCCAGGAGATCGTCGAAGGCCGCCAGCCTCGCACGAACAATCTGCTGAAGAACGCCCCGCATACGGCACAGATCGTGACGGGCAATGAATGGACCAGACCCTATAGCCGTGAACAGGCCGCGTTCCCCGCTTCCTGGGTCCGCGACCATAAGTTCTGGCCTAGCGTCAGCCGGATCGACGAAGCCTATGGGGACCGCCATCTGATCTGCACCTGTCCACCGATAGAGGCCTATTCCAGCTAG
- a CDS encoding mismatch-specific DNA-glycosylase, with amino-acid sequence MIRIAVRQQSKTHPHKGLADHIQPGVRILFVGINPGLRSAAMGHHFAGHSNRFWKLLYESKLVSEPLTYQDDWRLPEMGLGLTNIIQRPSAGIDELKPGEYAVGRKRLVATVQRYRPQIVALLGVTIYRTLFPVTRGQRVNLGLQTVPLADVPLFVLPNPSGRNAHYSYSVMLGAFQALREEADSL; translated from the coding sequence ATGATCCGCATAGCAGTACGTCAACAATCCAAGACTCACCCTCATAAAGGGCTCGCAGACCACATTCAGCCTGGAGTCAGGATCCTCTTCGTCGGCATCAACCCAGGCCTCCGTTCTGCAGCCATGGGCCACCATTTTGCCGGTCACTCCAATCGGTTCTGGAAACTTTTATACGAATCGAAGCTCGTTTCTGAGCCACTGACCTACCAGGACGATTGGCGTCTACCAGAGATGGGCCTTGGTTTGACGAACATCATCCAACGGCCCAGCGCAGGAATCGATGAACTCAAGCCTGGTGAATATGCCGTTGGACGAAAGAGACTCGTTGCCACCGTACAACGCTATCGTCCACAGATCGTCGCCTTGCTCGGGGTGACCATTTACAGGACGCTTTTTCCTGTTACCAGGGGGCAACGAGTGAACCTGGGACTTCAGACTGTGCCATTGGCCGATGTCCCGTTGTTCGTCCTTCCCAATCCCAGCGGGCGAAACGCGCATTATTCATACAGCGTCATGCTTGGCGCATTCCAAGCCCTCCGTGAGGAAGCTGATTCACTCTGA
- a CDS encoding FAD-binding protein has product MKLHDILIIGAGLAGMRAAVTAPPDLDVAVMSKVHPVRSHSVAAQGGINAALGEDDSWEAHAYDTTKGGLYLGDQDAIEAMCREAPEDILELERLGVIFSRNEEGRIAQRPFGGAGFPRTCYAADRTGHAILHAMYEQLLKRRIAVYEEWYVTTLIVEDGVCRGVVAWDLIHGGLHVIRAKAVILATGGSGRVFLTSTNAVINTGDGMALAYRAGAPLADMEFVQFHPTTLKGTGILITEGARGEGGYLLNTLGERFMKVYAPQQMELATRSTVSLAIGQEILEGRGVDGCVLLDLRHLGRQRILERLPQIRALAMEFAGLDPIETPIPVRPGAHYQMGGVRTNQWTETGIAGLYAAGECACVSVHGANRLGGNSLLETIVFGRRAGVRAGEYVRTVAPQALRNDQLTTEQARVQRVLAQEGSVRAWQLREELGRTMSLNLGLVRTQESMSAAISAISTLTQRAASMTVQDKGRVFNTDLVQALELECLLDVAETIATSALARQESRGAHYRSDYPVRDDQHWLKHSLIRRTPEGTALTHEPVTVTRFPPT; this is encoded by the coding sequence ATGAAACTACACGACATTCTGATCATCGGGGCCGGTCTGGCAGGGATGAGGGCGGCGGTGACCGCACCGCCAGACCTCGACGTCGCCGTGATGTCGAAGGTTCATCCGGTTCGGAGCCATTCCGTGGCCGCCCAGGGGGGCATCAACGCGGCATTGGGAGAAGACGATTCCTGGGAAGCCCATGCGTATGACACGACCAAGGGAGGACTCTATCTCGGCGATCAGGATGCCATCGAGGCCATGTGCCGCGAAGCGCCTGAGGATATTCTCGAATTAGAACGCCTCGGGGTTATTTTCAGTCGAAACGAAGAGGGTCGTATCGCCCAACGGCCGTTCGGTGGAGCCGGTTTTCCCCGGACCTGTTACGCCGCCGATCGTACGGGGCATGCCATCCTGCACGCGATGTACGAACAGCTGCTCAAGCGGCGCATTGCGGTGTATGAAGAATGGTATGTCACGACCTTGATCGTGGAAGACGGTGTCTGCCGGGGTGTCGTGGCCTGGGACCTGATCCATGGGGGGCTGCATGTCATCAGGGCCAAAGCGGTCATCTTGGCCACAGGAGGCAGCGGACGGGTCTTTCTGACGAGCACGAACGCCGTCATCAATACCGGCGACGGCATGGCGCTCGCGTACCGTGCCGGTGCCCCCTTGGCGGATATGGAATTTGTCCAATTCCATCCCACCACCCTGAAGGGTACGGGTATCCTCATTACGGAGGGGGCTCGCGGGGAAGGGGGCTACCTGCTGAATACCCTGGGCGAACGGTTCATGAAAGTCTACGCTCCGCAGCAGATGGAATTGGCGACTCGCTCCACCGTCTCGTTAGCGATCGGGCAGGAAATCCTCGAAGGCCGTGGGGTCGATGGCTGCGTGTTATTGGATTTACGGCATCTTGGCCGCCAGCGTATTCTCGAACGGCTTCCTCAGATCAGGGCACTCGCCATGGAGTTCGCCGGTCTCGACCCGATCGAGACCCCTATTCCTGTTCGCCCCGGTGCGCATTATCAGATGGGTGGCGTCCGCACCAACCAATGGACCGAAACGGGCATCGCCGGTCTCTATGCGGCCGGCGAATGTGCTTGTGTCAGTGTTCATGGCGCCAATCGGCTCGGAGGCAACTCACTCCTTGAAACGATCGTGTTCGGTCGGCGCGCTGGAGTTCGAGCCGGAGAGTATGTCCGCACCGTTGCGCCACAGGCACTCAGAAACGACCAGCTCACGACTGAGCAGGCTCGCGTCCAGCGTGTGCTGGCACAGGAGGGATCGGTCCGAGCCTGGCAGCTGCGCGAGGAACTCGGTCGGACGATGAGCCTCAATCTGGGTCTTGTCAGGACCCAGGAGTCCATGTCTGCCGCCATCTCGGCCATTTCGACATTGACCCAGCGCGCCGCCTCCATGACGGTGCAAGACAAAGGGCGGGTGTTTAATACGGACCTGGTGCAGGCATTGGAGCTCGAATGCCTGCTCGACGTCGCGGAGACCATCGCCACCAGTGCGCTCGCGAGGCAGGAAAGCCGTGGCGCCCATTACCGGTCGGACTATCCCGTCCGCGATGATCAACATTGGTTGAAACATAGCCTCATCCGTCGGACTCCCGAGGGAACGGCGCTGACCCACGAACCTGTGACCGTCACGCGTTTTCCGCCGACATAA
- a CDS encoding DegQ family serine endoprotease, which translates to MRQPVRQTLGTVAAVATLSALLIWGGQSLAPSHASSPAMLTATPVALTMSSAPSNGFTEVAKAVTPAVVNITTVTVEKVSDRRGMPDELRERMEEFFGGPGGPSGPRGFRGPQGPGPGEPREHRGGGQGSGVIVSPDGYILTNNHVIDGARTVTITLPDKREFTGKIVGTDPKTDLAVVKIEGQNLPTVSWGDATKLQVGEYVLAVGNPFGLNSTVTLGIVSALGRGHMGITQYEDFIQTDAAINPGNSGGALVNTKGELVGINTAIFSQSGGYQGVGFAVPTSMSKPIYDSLVKNGKVVRGFLGVSIQDLNQELAKSFSLKDVKGALVSDVKDDGPAGQAGLKQGDIITTYQGTPVEDAVSLQRQVTKTVVGTKVTIRVIRDGHEKDVTVTIGEQPDNTKVAKVESGETDYAFAGVAVQDLDRETAKELGVKGKAQGVVVTAVEPESSAEKAGVMRGDVIRELNRQPVKSMKEFEKVSSGLKKGENVLILIDRRGNSLFLSAKV; encoded by the coding sequence ATGAGACAGCCTGTTCGTCAGACCCTTGGAACCGTTGCAGCGGTTGCAACATTGAGCGCTCTTCTGATCTGGGGAGGCCAATCGCTGGCTCCTTCCCATGCATCGAGTCCCGCTATGTTGACGGCGACGCCGGTGGCTCTCACGATGAGCTCCGCGCCATCGAATGGATTTACAGAAGTGGCGAAAGCCGTGACACCGGCAGTCGTGAACATCACAACCGTTACCGTCGAGAAGGTGTCGGATAGACGAGGCATGCCAGACGAATTGCGGGAACGTATGGAAGAGTTCTTTGGCGGACCGGGGGGACCGTCCGGTCCTCGTGGATTCCGCGGGCCGCAAGGTCCTGGTCCCGGTGAACCTCGGGAGCATCGGGGCGGTGGGCAGGGGTCCGGCGTGATCGTCTCACCGGACGGGTACATCCTCACCAACAACCATGTGATTGATGGAGCACGCACCGTCACCATTACGCTACCGGACAAACGGGAATTCACGGGCAAGATTGTCGGGACAGATCCGAAAACGGATCTCGCCGTCGTCAAGATCGAGGGGCAGAACCTTCCGACCGTCTCCTGGGGCGATGCCACAAAATTGCAAGTTGGTGAATATGTATTGGCAGTCGGAAATCCTTTCGGGCTGAATTCCACCGTTACCCTCGGCATCGTGAGCGCCTTGGGCCGCGGCCATATGGGCATTACGCAGTATGAAGACTTCATCCAAACCGATGCAGCCATCAATCCCGGAAACTCTGGCGGCGCCTTGGTGAATACCAAGGGCGAACTGGTGGGTATCAATACCGCGATCTTCTCTCAAAGTGGCGGCTATCAGGGTGTGGGGTTCGCTGTCCCAACCAGTATGAGCAAGCCGATTTATGACAGCCTGGTTAAGAATGGGAAAGTGGTACGGGGATTCCTGGGAGTCTCCATTCAGGATCTCAATCAGGAACTGGCTAAGTCGTTCAGCCTCAAAGACGTGAAAGGGGCCCTCGTCAGTGACGTGAAGGACGACGGCCCTGCCGGGCAAGCGGGCCTCAAGCAAGGCGATATCATTACAACCTATCAAGGTACGCCAGTGGAAGATGCGGTGTCGCTTCAACGGCAGGTGACGAAAACAGTAGTGGGCACGAAAGTGACGATCCGGGTGATCCGTGATGGCCATGAGAAAGACGTGACCGTGACGATCGGCGAGCAACCGGACAACACCAAAGTCGCCAAGGTTGAGAGCGGCGAGACCGACTATGCCTTCGCTGGAGTCGCTGTGCAGGACCTCGATCGGGAAACAGCGAAGGAGCTAGGCGTGAAGGGCAAGGCTCAGGGCGTCGTTGTCACAGCGGTTGAGCCTGAGAGCAGCGCAGAAAAGGCCGGGGTGATGCGGGGTGACGTGATTCGCGAGCTCAACCGGCAGCCAGTAAAGTCGATGAAAGAATTTGAGAAAGTGTCGTCAGGACTGAAGAAGGGCGAGAACGTCTTGATCCTGATCGACCGGCGAGGCAATTCATTGTTCCTCAGCGCAAAAGTCTAG
- a CDS encoding response regulator transcription factor encodes MRILVIEDETKVGCFIKRALEEESYAVDLCEDGAKGLQMAFATNYDLLIVDLMLPSLPGLDVLKGVRQAKIQTPILILTAQSQVDQRVKGLDAGADDYLTKPFAIDELLARIRALLRRGATEGSGVLQIDDLVLNPATREVTRGGQRIDLTSKEYALLEYLMRHTGRVLTRPMISEHVWNQDFDTFTNVIDVYVNYLRNKIDRGRSKKLIYTIRGSGYMLKAD; translated from the coding sequence ATGCGCATACTCGTTATTGAAGACGAAACGAAAGTCGGCTGTTTCATCAAGCGCGCGCTTGAAGAAGAGAGTTACGCCGTCGATCTCTGTGAAGATGGGGCGAAGGGCCTTCAGATGGCCTTTGCGACGAACTACGACCTTCTGATCGTCGACTTGATGCTACCGTCATTGCCCGGACTGGATGTGCTGAAGGGAGTCCGTCAGGCCAAGATTCAAACCCCTATTCTGATTCTGACCGCCCAATCCCAAGTCGACCAGCGAGTCAAGGGTCTTGACGCCGGCGCAGACGATTACCTCACCAAGCCCTTTGCCATCGACGAACTGCTCGCCCGTATTCGCGCCCTGCTTCGCCGCGGCGCGACCGAGGGTTCCGGCGTTCTCCAGATCGACGATTTGGTCTTGAACCCGGCCACGCGAGAGGTGACCAGGGGCGGCCAACGGATCGACCTCACTTCGAAGGAATATGCGCTGCTCGAATATCTGATGCGTCATACGGGGCGCGTCTTGACCCGTCCCATGATTTCAGAACATGTGTGGAATCAGGACTTCGACACGTTTACCAATGTCATCGATGTGTACGTGAATTATCTCCGGAACAAGATCGACCGGGGACGCTCGAAGAAGTTGATTTATACGATTCGCGGAAGCGGATATATGCTGAAGGCCGACTGA
- the arfB gene encoding alternative ribosome rescue aminoacyl-tRNA hydrolase ArfB, with amino-acid sequence MLQISSHVTIPDSEIDIHAMRAQGAGGQNVNKVSSAIHLQFDVAASSLPPFYKEELLKLRDNRISADGVITIKAQQHRSQEQNREDALTRLLELIQSVAIPRKKRRATKPTKGSKQRRLESKTKRGKLKTLRRTIE; translated from the coding sequence ATGCTGCAGATCTCATCACACGTCACCATCCCCGACTCTGAAATCGACATCCATGCGATGCGGGCGCAGGGTGCCGGTGGACAGAACGTCAATAAGGTTTCGTCCGCGATTCATTTACAGTTCGATGTTGCGGCCTCCTCGTTGCCGCCCTTCTACAAAGAAGAGCTGCTGAAGCTCAGAGACAATCGAATTTCAGCTGATGGAGTGATTACTATTAAGGCTCAGCAGCACCGGAGTCAGGAGCAGAATCGAGAGGATGCGCTCACGCGATTACTCGAACTTATTCAGAGCGTGGCGATCCCGCGCAAGAAACGCAGAGCGACGAAACCGACGAAGGGATCGAAGCAGCGGCGATTGGAGAGCAAGACGAAACGAGGGAAGTTAAAAACACTCAGGCGGACAATCGAGTAG
- a CDS encoding heavy metal sensor histidine kinase, with amino-acid sequence MPLRVRLTLWYGTALALILIIFSTILYVITARSLRDAVDQSLEETAAAAVRSLEERGFLPLIDETELMSQFPELARIDKFFQIFSPSGTITIRSPNVKQHEIPLSRQALEVAYSGHTLFESAKYPKEPPIRLISVPIIYRGSLLYIVQVGTTMDSVEHTLNRLLLVLLVSMPVALVVSLAGGWFMAGRALRPVDAITLAAQRIAGGDLTQRLTAPASADEIGRLTNTFNDMIARLETSFRQIRQFSSDASHELRTPLTVMRGETELALRRPRENEDYKAVMESNLEEIDRMTRIVDELLFLSRADMGEVKMEHLPVPLDSLIEDVQRQASLLGQERDVQVLLSATTPAVVLGDELRLRELFLNLVDNAIKYSRSGGTVEMALTIEQGQARLSVTDHGIGITQDDQAQIFDRFYRADNARAHTKKGTGLGLAICVWIAESHRGHIEVQSQVGEGSTFTVTVPLVSPSA; translated from the coding sequence ATGCCGCTTCGCGTCCGTCTCACGCTGTGGTATGGCACCGCCCTCGCGCTCATCCTCATCATCTTTTCAACCATCTTGTATGTCATTACCGCGCGAAGCCTTCGTGACGCGGTCGATCAATCTCTGGAGGAAACCGCCGCGGCGGCGGTGCGGTCGTTGGAAGAACGCGGGTTCCTCCCGCTCATCGACGAAACCGAACTGATGTCTCAGTTCCCCGAACTGGCGCGTATCGACAAGTTCTTTCAGATCTTCAGTCCTTCCGGCACCATCACTATTCGTTCGCCGAACGTCAAACAACATGAGATACCGTTGAGCCGCCAGGCGTTGGAAGTGGCCTACTCAGGCCATACGTTGTTCGAATCCGCGAAGTACCCCAAGGAACCGCCCATACGCCTCATTTCGGTTCCCATCATCTATCGGGGCAGTCTGCTCTACATTGTCCAGGTCGGCACCACGATGGACTCGGTCGAACATACCTTGAACCGTCTCCTGTTAGTGCTATTGGTGAGTATGCCCGTCGCGCTGGTCGTGTCGCTCGCCGGCGGCTGGTTCATGGCGGGTCGGGCCCTTCGCCCCGTCGATGCCATTACGCTGGCTGCGCAACGCATCGCCGGAGGTGATCTGACGCAACGGCTGACGGCTCCGGCCTCCGCCGATGAAATCGGCCGTCTGACGAATACCTTCAACGACATGATCGCCCGGCTGGAGACCTCCTTTCGGCAGATCCGCCAGTTCAGCAGCGATGCTTCACACGAACTGCGCACGCCCTTGACGGTGATGCGAGGGGAAACCGAACTCGCCCTTCGCCGTCCACGAGAAAACGAGGACTACAAAGCCGTCATGGAGAGCAATCTCGAAGAAATCGATCGGATGACGCGCATTGTGGATGAGTTGCTCTTCCTCTCCCGGGCCGACATGGGCGAGGTGAAGATGGAGCATTTGCCTGTGCCGCTGGATTCGCTCATCGAAGACGTCCAGCGGCAAGCCTCCCTGCTAGGGCAGGAGCGGGATGTCCAGGTCTTGCTCAGCGCCACCACGCCGGCAGTGGTATTAGGAGATGAACTGCGTTTGCGGGAACTGTTCCTGAACCTCGTCGATAACGCGATTAAATATTCTCGTTCCGGGGGCACAGTCGAGATGGCCCTGACGATCGAGCAGGGCCAGGCACGACTGTCGGTGACCGATCACGGCATTGGTATCACACAAGACGATCAGGCTCAGATCTTCGACCGGTTCTATCGCGCCGATAACGCGCGGGCTCATACGAAGAAGGGTACGGGCCTTGGATTGGCGATTTGCGTCTGGATTGCCGAATCCCATCGCGGCCATATCGAGGTCCAGAGCCAGGTTGGCGAAGGTTCGACCTTTACGGTGACAGTGCCTCTGGTTTCTCCATCGGCTTAA
- a CDS encoding NUDIX hydrolase, whose protein sequence is MQSKRMYTGIIINVNVDTVTLPNGLTVDLEVVRHPGAAAVVPLKDDGTVVLIRQFRQAAGGFIYEIPAGKLHPGEDPMACAARELEEEIGYRAGKLELLSSILTAPGFTDEVIHVYKGTGLTAGKQQLDQDEVLEVIELPLLEAISMIETGAIRDAKSIVGLQAVYLRERSR, encoded by the coding sequence ATGCAGAGCAAACGCATGTATACGGGCATCATCATAAACGTGAACGTCGACACCGTCACGTTGCCGAACGGCCTCACGGTCGACTTAGAAGTGGTCCGCCATCCTGGCGCAGCCGCGGTGGTGCCGCTGAAAGACGATGGCACGGTTGTCTTGATTCGGCAGTTCCGCCAGGCAGCCGGAGGGTTCATCTACGAAATCCCTGCGGGAAAACTCCATCCTGGAGAAGACCCGATGGCCTGCGCGGCACGAGAGCTGGAAGAAGAAATAGGCTATCGGGCGGGCAAGCTTGAACTGCTGTCCAGTATCTTGACCGCGCCGGGGTTCACCGACGAGGTGATCCATGTCTACAAGGGAACCGGGTTGACGGCGGGAAAGCAACAGCTCGATCAGGATGAAGTGCTCGAAGTGATCGAACTGCCATTACTGGAAGCCATCAGCATGATTGAGACTGGTGCGATCAGAGATGCAAAATCGATCGTGGGATTGCAGGCCGTCTATCTTCGGGAAAGAAGCAGGTAG
- a CDS encoding enoyl-ACP reductase, with translation MLLDGKTGLIIGVANKHSIAWAIAQSAASQGAKLFFNYQGERLRENVEELVATMPGAKAFPCDVGDDAQIAALMQNVGKETPKIDFLVHSVAFAPREELTGQFVNTTRQGFATALDVSAYSLVAVTKAALPLMTDGGSVVTLTYLGAERVVPHYNVMGVAKAALEATVRYLAHDLGPKNIRVNAISAGPIKTLAARGVSGISKMVDHHREFAPLRRATEQGEVGDTALFLVSPLGRGITGEVIYVDGGYHILGSLASPD, from the coding sequence ATGTTATTAGACGGCAAAACAGGACTGATCATCGGGGTTGCCAACAAGCACAGCATCGCCTGGGCTATCGCCCAATCGGCGGCCAGCCAGGGCGCCAAGTTGTTCTTTAATTATCAGGGCGAGCGGCTACGAGAGAACGTCGAAGAACTGGTCGCCACGATGCCAGGGGCGAAAGCCTTTCCTTGCGACGTGGGAGACGACGCGCAAATTGCCGCCTTGATGCAGAATGTCGGGAAGGAAACTCCGAAGATCGATTTTCTCGTCCATTCAGTCGCTTTTGCCCCGCGGGAAGAACTGACCGGTCAGTTCGTGAATACCACGAGGCAGGGATTCGCGACGGCCCTCGACGTGAGTGCCTATTCACTCGTTGCCGTCACCAAGGCGGCGCTGCCCCTCATGACCGACGGTGGGTCCGTCGTCACGCTGACCTACCTTGGCGCGGAACGGGTCGTGCCACATTACAATGTGATGGGTGTTGCCAAGGCCGCGCTCGAAGCGACCGTCCGTTATCTGGCTCACGACCTCGGTCCGAAGAACATTCGGGTGAATGCCATCTCTGCCGGTCCGATCAAGACCCTTGCCGCTCGCGGAGTCTCTGGCATCAGCAAGATGGTCGACCACCACAGAGAATTTGCCCCGCTACGCCGCGCAACCGAGCAAGGCGAAGTGGGTGATACAGCATTGTTCTTGGTCAGTCCACTAGGGCGTGGGATTACTGGAGAAGTGATCTACGTCGATGGCGGGTATCATATCCTGGGGTCACTTGCGTCGCCGGACTGA